A stretch of the Neptunomonas phycophila genome encodes the following:
- the zipA gene encoding cell division protein ZipA encodes MDIGLREWLIIGGVLVIGLIIFDGWRRVRGQRDTLKIDIDGKFTEGADFGEDGHHNPELPNGGARLKPHEHSPPSSEQPAYNSRQDYAPAPARPAQHAKVADNPTAYNKTTASDNVDSHALDLGISAHQDSPLSAPDFSQPADDPYVAEAYDVPASEPEPVKEPKPEPLVASNASEKSQQAAVDYQPAVESAGLADNAQESIEAVTSSSDDYSDIASDNDEDIHELDPLFDDIPEIVSRPRPAASSAPDVEPEFTAIDDVSEPHQVPTSDIIHQDLKDPVVAAAINAEETTDIDPLTLEQHDANAYGSYKVHTPEQMHDEAETEALEDPPTSEAEVANERSDEKSEADIDLEQPVTVLMRQFTAEREEARIQQEMFDMPEPEPAHTSVKDSGQGNAKESAVSQLAAKAQAVASALSSAKRKQAAPEQQSQLQPPPQPQPQSEPEWEQEEPVETAPLTPQPEPKKVVAQEPALPAEVPEQDSLFDDPLIEGAHVDRKAREHPPEPDEVLVITVVGKEQPLNGKQLLKLVLACEMRHGDMDLFHRFEDGIDKGAVQFSMANAVNPGTFQLETMADMETRGVSFFMSMSEPEDPKNAFECMLATAETVAAHLDGDLLDENHSVMGSQTKMHYRERIREHEMHKRIRRGR; translated from the coding sequence ATGGATATCGGCTTAAGAGAATGGCTTATCATCGGCGGGGTGTTGGTGATCGGACTGATTATCTTTGATGGTTGGCGTCGCGTACGCGGTCAACGCGACACCTTGAAGATCGATATAGACGGTAAATTCACCGAAGGTGCTGACTTTGGTGAAGACGGGCATCATAATCCTGAGCTACCTAACGGTGGTGCACGTCTTAAACCTCATGAGCATTCGCCGCCGTCTTCTGAGCAGCCTGCTTATAACAGCCGCCAAGATTACGCACCTGCGCCGGCTCGGCCGGCACAGCACGCTAAGGTGGCTGATAACCCAACGGCGTATAACAAGACTACAGCGTCGGATAATGTTGATTCGCACGCCTTGGATCTTGGGATTAGTGCGCATCAAGATTCGCCGCTTTCAGCTCCTGACTTTTCACAACCGGCAGATGACCCCTACGTTGCTGAAGCTTATGACGTGCCCGCATCAGAACCTGAGCCAGTTAAAGAACCTAAACCAGAGCCGTTAGTCGCATCCAATGCGTCAGAAAAAAGCCAACAAGCGGCAGTGGACTACCAGCCAGCCGTTGAGTCAGCAGGCCTAGCTGATAATGCGCAAGAGTCCATCGAAGCGGTGACTAGCTCATCGGACGATTATTCAGATATCGCATCAGATAATGATGAAGACATTCATGAACTAGACCCACTGTTTGATGATATTCCTGAGATTGTCTCGCGACCGCGTCCTGCGGCCAGCTCTGCGCCGGATGTTGAGCCAGAATTTACCGCGATAGACGACGTGAGTGAACCGCATCAAGTACCGACATCGGACATCATTCATCAAGACTTGAAAGATCCAGTGGTTGCGGCGGCAATAAACGCTGAAGAAACGACAGATATTGATCCGTTAACCTTGGAACAGCATGATGCCAATGCTTATGGCTCTTATAAGGTTCACACGCCTGAACAAATGCATGATGAAGCTGAAACTGAAGCTTTGGAAGACCCCCCAACATCAGAAGCAGAAGTGGCTAACGAGCGCAGCGATGAGAAGAGCGAAGCGGATATTGATCTAGAACAGCCCGTCACTGTGCTCATGCGTCAGTTTACCGCTGAGCGTGAAGAGGCGCGTATCCAACAAGAAATGTTTGATATGCCAGAGCCAGAGCCTGCACACACCAGTGTAAAAGATAGTGGGCAAGGCAATGCAAAAGAAAGTGCCGTGAGCCAGTTGGCCGCAAAAGCGCAAGCGGTTGCGTCGGCGCTGAGTTCGGCCAAACGTAAGCAAGCAGCGCCGGAACAACAGTCTCAACTACAGCCTCCACCACAGCCTCAACCACAGTCAGAGCCTGAGTGGGAGCAAGAAGAACCTGTTGAAACAGCACCGCTCACACCTCAGCCAGAGCCTAAAAAGGTGGTTGCGCAAGAGCCAGCCCTGCCAGCCGAAGTACCAGAGCAAGACTCGTTGTTTGATGATCCGCTCATAGAAGGAGCGCATGTTGACCGTAAAGCGCGCGAGCATCCACCGGAGCCGGATGAGGTGCTGGTGATTACCGTAGTAGGCAAAGAACAACCGCTTAACGGCAAGCAGCTGCTTAAATTGGTCCTAGCTTGTGAGATGCGTCATGGAGATATGGACTTATTCCACCGCTTTGAAGATGGCATCGATAAAGGGGCTGTGCAGTTCAGTATGGCTAATGCGGTTAACCCGGGTACCTTCCAGCTCGAAACTATGGCGGATATGGAAACGCGTGGCGTGAGCTTTTTTATGTCCATGAGCGAACCCGAAGACCCGAAGAATGCCTTTGAATGTATGCTGGCGACAGCCGAAACGGTGGCCGCCCACTTAGATGGCGACCTGTTGGATGAGAACCACTCAGTGATGGGCTCTCAAACCAAAATGCATTACCGAGAACGTATACGCGAGCATGAAATGCATAAGCGCATCCGTCGCGGTCGATAA
- the ligA gene encoding NAD-dependent DNA ligase LigA, with product MPTETPVDTALLNELHQLRETLEQHSYKYYVLDEPSIPDAEYDRLFNRLKAIEADYPELITSDSPTQRVGSAPVAGFESVRHEIPMLSLDNAFSEEDLSEFDRRVRDRLGDTALVTYACEPKLDGIAISLMYEKGVLVRGLTRGDGATGEDITHNVRTVQSIPLKLMGKVPDRLEVRGEIYLPKAGFATINERAKAKGEKLFVNPRNAAAGSLRQLDARITATRPLEMCCYGIGVVENTPDDKDNHAVLMPDNHFDVMHQLQAWGFKINKHLEKAEGAVGCHDYYQRMAELRNSLPYEIDGLVFKVNNYGLQQKLGFVSRFPRWAIAHKFPAQEEITQIENIEFQVGRTGAVTPVARLTPVFVGGVTVSNATLHNMDEIERLGVQVKDWVIIRRAGDVIPQIVSVVTEKRPADAQPIVIPAHCPVCGADVERVEGEAVSRCSGGVSCSAQRKEALRHYASRKALDIEGFGEKLIDVLVDKKLLNSIADIYRLTHNEIATQDRMGDKSATNVLAAIEQSKATTLARFIYALGIREVGEATARNLAKAFGLLDEVMNASQEQLIAVPDVGEIVAHHIETFFQQPHNCEVIRALRDAGVHWPEEAPVSEESLPLNGKTYVLTGTLEQLTRDQAKEALQALGAKVSGSVSKKTDCVVAGPGAGSKLAKAESLSIPVLDEQGLIDLLAEHGVTL from the coding sequence ATGCCTACCGAAACACCAGTCGATACCGCTTTACTTAATGAGCTTCACCAATTACGCGAAACGCTTGAACAGCACAGCTATAAATATTATGTGTTGGATGAGCCAAGTATTCCTGATGCGGAATATGACCGCCTGTTTAATCGTTTGAAAGCGATCGAGGCTGATTATCCCGAGTTGATCACTAGTGATTCTCCTACACAGCGTGTGGGGAGTGCTCCCGTTGCTGGTTTTGAATCAGTGCGGCATGAAATCCCTATGCTCTCGCTGGATAATGCGTTTTCTGAAGAAGACTTAAGTGAGTTTGACCGTCGTGTGCGTGATCGCTTGGGTGATACCGCTCTAGTCACCTATGCCTGTGAGCCAAAGTTAGATGGTATTGCTATCAGTTTGATGTACGAAAAAGGCGTGTTAGTTCGCGGTTTGACGCGGGGCGATGGCGCAACCGGAGAAGATATCACACACAATGTTCGCACCGTACAGTCTATACCTCTTAAGCTGATGGGGAAGGTTCCCGATCGGTTAGAAGTCCGTGGTGAAATCTACTTACCCAAAGCCGGCTTTGCGACCATTAATGAACGAGCGAAAGCCAAAGGTGAAAAGCTATTTGTTAACCCGCGTAATGCGGCCGCAGGCAGTTTGCGCCAATTGGATGCGCGTATCACAGCAACCCGACCACTAGAAATGTGTTGTTATGGCATTGGTGTTGTTGAAAACACGCCAGATGATAAGGACAACCACGCTGTGCTTATGCCAGATAATCACTTCGACGTGATGCATCAGTTACAAGCGTGGGGGTTCAAAATCAACAAGCACTTGGAGAAAGCGGAAGGGGCCGTTGGTTGCCATGATTACTACCAACGTATGGCTGAGTTGCGCAACTCGCTGCCTTACGAAATTGATGGCTTGGTTTTTAAAGTGAATAACTATGGGCTGCAGCAAAAACTCGGGTTTGTTTCGCGCTTCCCGCGTTGGGCGATTGCCCATAAATTCCCAGCGCAAGAAGAAATAACCCAAATAGAAAATATAGAGTTCCAAGTGGGTCGCACGGGGGCCGTTACTCCCGTGGCGCGTTTAACGCCTGTGTTTGTTGGGGGGGTTACGGTGAGTAACGCGACCTTGCATAACATGGATGAAATTGAACGCTTGGGTGTGCAAGTTAAAGATTGGGTTATTATTCGTCGCGCCGGTGATGTGATTCCACAGATCGTTAGTGTTGTGACCGAAAAGCGTCCAGCGGATGCGCAGCCTATTGTGATTCCTGCGCATTGCCCAGTGTGTGGCGCGGATGTTGAGCGTGTTGAGGGCGAGGCGGTATCACGGTGTAGTGGCGGAGTTAGTTGTTCGGCACAGCGCAAAGAAGCATTACGCCATTATGCCTCACGTAAAGCATTAGATATCGAAGGCTTTGGTGAAAAGTTGATTGATGTTCTGGTTGATAAAAAACTGCTGAACTCGATTGCGGATATTTATCGCCTTACCCATAACGAAATAGCCACGCAAGACCGCATGGGCGATAAGTCGGCTACTAATGTGTTAGCCGCCATCGAGCAAAGTAAAGCGACCACATTAGCACGCTTTATTTACGCATTAGGTATTCGGGAAGTGGGTGAAGCTACCGCGCGTAATCTGGCAAAAGCATTCGGTTTGCTTGATGAGGTCATGAACGCCAGCCAAGAGCAGCTTATTGCTGTCCCGGATGTAGGGGAAATCGTTGCGCATCACATTGAAACGTTTTTCCAGCAGCCGCATAACTGCGAAGTTATTCGAGCACTGCGTGATGCTGGTGTTCACTGGCCCGAAGAGGCGCCCGTGAGTGAGGAGTCACTACCGTTGAATGGTAAAACCTACGTGCTAACCGGAACATTAGAGCAACTAACGCGTGACCAAGCCAAAGAGGCGCTTCAAGCACTAGGCGCTAAAGTGTCGGGCTCTGTCTCTAAAAAAACGGATTGCGTAGTAGCAGGTCCAGGTGCTGGCAGTAAATTAGCCAAAGCAGAATCGCTATCGATTCCTGTCTTAGATGAGCAAGGCTTAATCGATTTACTAGCTGAGCATGGGGTAACCTTGTGA
- a CDS encoding YheU family protein, giving the protein MIIPAEALSPDTLNALIEEFVTRDGTDYGDHETDLATKVSQVKALLARKEVVIIFNEATEQAGIVHKDQINQL; this is encoded by the coding sequence GTGATTATTCCGGCAGAAGCGCTATCACCTGATACGCTGAATGCGTTAATCGAAGAGTTTGTCACGCGCGATGGCACCGACTATGGTGATCATGAAACTGACTTGGCCACCAAAGTGTCGCAAGTTAAGGCCTTGCTGGCGCGTAAAGAGGTCGTGATTATTTTTAACGAAGCGACTGAGCAAGCGGGTATTGTCCATAAAGATCAAATTAACCAGCTTTAA
- a CDS encoding CBS domain-containing protein: MSLIIIDAGYRIQTPVESQFPAQGIDGLTQAKAAHDAAGRERRVDADGENFTHLLEAENHARSRPPPKDIVYEKPAGIQERPRGITAEQIMSQPVHTIPRETTFQATWDRMEVLGVGHLITVDADNKPVGIISRSDVREHGKNSPVSIANFYSQQMIAASPDTEASLIAHALVEHHINAVPIFNNDEQLVGIVTRSDLLRLIITGAHLERWA; the protein is encoded by the coding sequence ATGTCGTTAATTATTATTGATGCTGGATACCGGATACAAACGCCGGTGGAGTCTCAATTCCCGGCGCAAGGTATTGATGGGTTAACCCAAGCAAAAGCGGCGCACGATGCCGCTGGCCGAGAACGCCGAGTTGATGCTGACGGCGAAAATTTCACTCACCTTTTAGAAGCCGAAAATCATGCACGCTCTCGCCCACCGCCAAAGGATATCGTGTATGAAAAACCCGCCGGTATTCAAGAACGGCCACGCGGCATTACTGCCGAGCAAATAATGTCTCAACCCGTCCACACCATTCCAAGAGAAACCACCTTCCAAGCAACCTGGGACAGGATGGAGGTTTTGGGAGTTGGCCATTTAATCACAGTCGATGCCGACAATAAGCCCGTTGGCATTATCTCACGTAGCGATGTACGTGAGCACGGGAAAAACTCACCCGTTAGTATTGCAAATTTTTACAGCCAGCAAATGATCGCCGCATCACCCGATACTGAAGCCAGCTTAATTGCCCATGCATTGGTTGAGCACCATATCAATGCGGTGCCTATTTTTAATAACGATGAGCAATTAGTAGGGATAGTGACACGCAGTGACTTACTCCGGCTGATTATTACCGGAGCACACTTAGAACGCTGGGCTTAA
- the mnmC gene encoding bifunctional tRNA (5-methylaminomethyl-2-thiouridine)(34)-methyltransferase MnmD/FAD-dependent 5-carboxymethylaminomethyl-2-thiouridine(34) oxidoreductase MnmC, which produces MQPRNAQLIWPNGKPRSETFDDIYFNEHDNTAETEHVFIKGNNLPARLDTGLFKHHFLSVGETGFGTGTNLFCLLALIDRCHKQATQRLYFLSTELFPLTHADLEHALTSFPAFAAYTQQLLDQYPPAIKGMHRFILNNGRCYLTLCLGDATQSFEQLSPQHNRVDAWFLDGFAPAKNPAMWSPDLFAAISRLSHTNEELALATHFSTFTIAGTVRRGLQQEGFLVERATGHGTKRDMQKGYFVGHSTLPFNTEHPWVNDVPQPTPKPPRLPTPWFTLPSPAKAPEHVVIIGAGLAGCTTAEALARRGVRVTLLEQGDEICQQASGNRQGALYAKLPVDPTLSGELHLTGLEYTLRLLKIHHLLDGKRADQCGLLQLATSEKEAQRQQQLLANNALSQAVVKAVTAEEASRIANTAIPHSGLFFPRAGWVYPKALCEALIDHPLITLTTHAKVTELNLRPCPTGATTDAQRWQIISHQGELTADAVVVANAHDAKTLTPLSQLPLKPIRGQVSSAPVAPQASDNDQETTSDTKHSLNTIICGDGYCCPTVENNLYFGATFDLHKVTDEVRPEDHDYNLNTLSKMAPKLAESLPPTTQWHAKVGFRCATPDYMPIAGPAPDFDAYVSRYNKLRNDRKWPFEESPAPLQPNLYLSMGHGSKGLITAPLCAEYLACLITGEPLPIHKPMTDALHPARFIIKDLIRNKIGR; this is translated from the coding sequence ATGCAACCGCGTAACGCCCAGTTAATTTGGCCCAATGGTAAGCCCCGCTCAGAAACCTTTGATGACATCTATTTTAACGAGCATGATAACACGGCAGAAACCGAACACGTGTTTATCAAAGGCAACAACCTGCCAGCACGGCTTGATACAGGTCTATTCAAGCACCATTTTTTATCGGTTGGCGAAACAGGCTTTGGTACGGGTACTAATCTATTTTGCTTATTGGCATTGATTGATCGCTGCCACAAGCAAGCCACGCAGCGGCTTTACTTTTTGTCTACCGAGCTGTTTCCTCTAACGCATGCCGACCTAGAGCACGCATTAACGAGTTTTCCGGCGTTTGCAGCCTACACACAGCAATTACTTGACCAATACCCACCAGCGATTAAAGGCATGCACCGTTTTATTTTAAATAACGGCCGCTGCTACCTGACTCTGTGTTTAGGTGATGCCACCCAAAGCTTTGAGCAACTCAGCCCACAGCACAACCGAGTAGATGCGTGGTTCTTAGATGGGTTTGCCCCTGCTAAAAACCCAGCGATGTGGAGCCCTGATTTGTTCGCGGCCATCAGCCGATTAAGCCACACCAACGAAGAGCTAGCACTAGCCACTCATTTCTCGACGTTTACCATTGCCGGTACGGTTAGGCGAGGCCTCCAACAAGAAGGCTTTTTAGTAGAACGGGCCACAGGGCATGGCACCAAACGTGATATGCAAAAAGGCTACTTTGTAGGGCATTCAACCTTGCCTTTTAATACCGAACACCCGTGGGTTAACGATGTTCCGCAACCCACGCCAAAACCACCACGCTTGCCAACCCCTTGGTTTACATTACCCAGCCCTGCTAAAGCCCCCGAGCACGTCGTTATTATTGGCGCTGGGTTAGCAGGCTGCACCACAGCCGAAGCCCTCGCCCGCCGTGGGGTACGTGTCACCTTATTAGAACAAGGTGATGAGATTTGCCAACAAGCGTCCGGAAACCGACAAGGAGCCTTGTACGCCAAACTGCCTGTTGACCCCACACTCAGCGGCGAACTGCACCTAACGGGCTTGGAGTACACATTAAGGCTGCTAAAGATTCATCATCTACTGGACGGTAAGCGAGCAGACCAGTGCGGGTTACTGCAATTAGCAACCTCAGAAAAAGAAGCCCAACGTCAACAACAGCTATTAGCTAACAATGCGTTGAGCCAAGCGGTTGTAAAAGCGGTGACAGCCGAAGAAGCATCGCGCATTGCCAACACAGCTATCCCGCATTCGGGGCTGTTTTTTCCTCGCGCTGGCTGGGTTTACCCTAAAGCCTTGTGTGAAGCGCTCATTGATCACCCATTAATTACCTTAACCACCCATGCTAAGGTGACAGAGCTCAATTTACGGCCCTGCCCGACAGGTGCAACAACAGACGCTCAGCGCTGGCAAATCATCAGCCATCAGGGCGAGTTAACAGCAGACGCCGTTGTGGTTGCCAATGCGCATGATGCCAAAACCTTAACGCCGCTAAGCCAATTACCCCTCAAACCTATTCGCGGTCAGGTCTCTTCTGCACCCGTCGCTCCGCAGGCCTCAGACAATGATCAAGAGACAACGAGTGATACTAAACACTCGCTAAACACGATTATATGTGGCGACGGGTACTGCTGCCCTACTGTCGAAAATAATCTTTATTTTGGTGCAACCTTTGACCTACACAAGGTTACCGATGAAGTGCGCCCAGAAGATCACGATTACAACCTCAATACACTGAGCAAAATGGCACCTAAGCTAGCAGAGAGCTTACCGCCGACTACTCAGTGGCACGCTAAAGTCGGGTTTCGTTGTGCAACACCGGACTATATGCCTATTGCAGGGCCTGCACCTGATTTTGATGCCTATGTAAGCCGTTACAACAAGTTACGCAATGATCGGAAATGGCCCTTTGAAGAATCACCCGCCCCCTTACAACCTAATCTTTACCTTTCTATGGGGCATGGATCAAAAGGATTAATCACCGCACCCTTGTGCGCCGAATACCTGGCTTGTTTGATAACAGGCGAACCATTACCTATACACAAGCCCATGACTGATGCGCTGCATCCAGCTCGATTCATTATTAAAGACTTGATACGGAACAAGATTGGCCGATAA
- a CDS encoding DVU3141 family protein, whose amino-acid sequence MRLIVKRSAQLVGIAMTGLLTVGCASQQANSGYTAASLSQPIQYLPAEFSQTLSTALSGSSQFFAASPYGDQVTIEFQSPYFAASGATCRQLVVSNQASSVKLACTHNGTQWYSARSLVAGSTL is encoded by the coding sequence GTGCGATTAATAGTTAAGCGCAGTGCACAGCTCGTTGGCATTGCAATGACAGGTTTATTAACAGTTGGCTGCGCGTCGCAGCAAGCTAACAGTGGCTACACAGCTGCATCTCTCTCTCAGCCGATACAGTATCTACCGGCCGAATTTTCCCAAACGCTTTCGACTGCACTTAGCGGTTCAAGCCAGTTCTTTGCGGCCAGCCCATACGGGGATCAGGTCACTATCGAGTTTCAATCACCTTATTTTGCCGCTAGCGGCGCTACGTGTCGCCAGTTAGTTGTGAGCAATCAAGCGAGCAGCGTTAAATTGGCCTGCACGCATAATGGAACTCAATGGTATTCGGCTCGCTCGCTAGTGGCGGGTTCAACACTTTAA
- a CDS encoding polysaccharide biosynthesis/export family protein: MLNRTTLVLAGFLSLISASANALTINTGTGGLDASQQAQSIDEPVNDMPNTNWRTGTYGPQHNTMPQGFDTTVLPYGTQLFTGGFRGTRSDGFNPDYKVAPGDLITLRLWGAVEIERALPVDAKGYIFIPTVGPVSVQGTSLQALNSRVKAAVLTVYPENVNVYTNLQGTQPVAVFVTGQVENPGRYAGTPNDSVLYFLDQAGGIDDQLGSFRQVRVLRNGKTIATVDLYSFLKNGVMPRVQFRDGDTVVVDQRQSAVLVSGEVERDYLYELNLSETDGGHLLRYAPTKPGITHVLVRGIRGEGLFSKYYTLNEFKTAQLNDGDEVLFSADRREDTIVVQVEGSYYGPSRYAIPNDATLTSLLDNISVPQHLTETRSISIRRESVAERQRQSLMESLRRLETTYLGASSSTPEEAEIRVKEAELISQFIEKASKAEPTGRMVVANNGKIADIRLQDGDIITIPEATDSLLVSGEVLIPQAVVYTPGDNVNDYVERSGGFTQHADDENILVVRLNGEVLKASDARLQPGDEILVLPHVPTKNLQLATSLTQIVYQLAIATKVALDL, encoded by the coding sequence ATGTTAAACAGAACAACACTCGTTTTAGCTGGTTTTTTATCTCTCATCTCGGCATCGGCAAACGCTTTAACGATTAATACAGGCACTGGCGGGTTGGATGCTTCCCAGCAAGCACAATCTATTGATGAACCCGTCAATGACATGCCAAATACCAATTGGCGTACAGGCACTTACGGGCCACAACACAATACAATGCCACAAGGCTTTGATACAACGGTACTGCCTTATGGTACTCAGCTCTTTACTGGGGGCTTTAGAGGCACCCGTTCGGATGGCTTTAATCCAGATTATAAAGTAGCCCCGGGTGATTTAATCACGCTGCGTTTATGGGGCGCCGTAGAAATTGAACGAGCATTACCGGTCGATGCTAAGGGTTATATTTTTATCCCTACCGTTGGCCCTGTTTCTGTACAAGGCACATCGTTGCAAGCACTCAACAGCCGCGTAAAAGCAGCGGTATTAACCGTGTACCCTGAAAACGTGAATGTGTACACCAACTTGCAAGGCACTCAACCGGTTGCTGTATTCGTGACAGGCCAAGTCGAAAACCCAGGCCGTTACGCTGGTACGCCGAATGATTCGGTGCTCTACTTTTTGGATCAAGCAGGCGGTATTGATGATCAATTAGGTAGCTTTAGACAAGTGCGTGTATTGCGAAACGGTAAAACTATCGCAACGGTTGATCTCTATAGCTTCTTAAAAAATGGCGTTATGCCGCGTGTACAATTTCGTGATGGCGACACCGTTGTTGTTGATCAGCGCCAATCCGCCGTATTAGTCAGCGGTGAGGTAGAGCGTGACTATTTATACGAGCTAAACCTTTCGGAAACCGATGGCGGCCACCTATTGCGTTATGCACCCACCAAACCGGGTATTACGCATGTCCTAGTACGTGGTATCCGTGGTGAAGGCTTATTTTCTAAGTACTACACGCTAAATGAATTTAAAACAGCCCAGTTAAATGACGGTGACGAAGTCTTATTCAGCGCGGACCGCCGTGAAGACACCATCGTGGTACAAGTTGAAGGTAGCTACTATGGCCCTTCACGTTATGCGATTCCTAACGATGCCACACTCACCAGCTTGCTGGATAACATTAGCGTGCCGCAACACCTCACAGAAACGCGCAGCATCTCAATACGCCGCGAAAGTGTAGCTGAGCGTCAGCGCCAATCATTGATGGAAAGCTTGCGCCGCTTAGAAACCACCTACCTAGGTGCTTCGTCTTCTACTCCTGAAGAAGCCGAAATTCGTGTAAAAGAAGCCGAACTTATCAGCCAGTTTATCGAGAAAGCCTCAAAAGCTGAGCCTACTGGCCGCATGGTGGTTGCCAACAACGGCAAGATAGCTGACATTCGCCTGCAAGACGGAGACATCATCACTATCCCCGAAGCCACAGACTCTTTGCTAGTGAGTGGTGAAGTACTCATACCACAAGCGGTTGTCTATACACCAGGCGACAACGTAAACGATTACGTAGAGCGCTCGGGTGGTTTTACGCAACACGCGGATGATGAAAATATCCTAGTAGTGCGCCTCAATGGAGAAGTATTAAAAGCAAGCGATGCGCGCCTACAGCCGGGTGATGAGATATTAGTATTGCCGCATGTACCTACTAAAAACCTACAGCTAGCAACCAGCCTCACACAAATTGTTTATCAATTAGCCATAGCCACAAAAGTAGCGCTGGATTTGTAA
- a CDS encoding ABC transporter permease, giving the protein MSVTSHKPRTSWQVTRSVWYALFMRETISRTTADRFGWFWMIAEPMAMVGLMVAIRSLLMGGDRFIPGADFVPWLIVGLLGFFVFREGMMRSLGAIEANRGLFSYRQVLPVDPVIARCLVEGMIKTFILIIFIVGGVLFGVDLFPDDPLTAIVDWLSLWSLGFGAGLVFSVVSCLVPEVAILVRISLLPLMIVSGVILPLNFLPHPVLEIVLYLPIVHGLENLRSAFFSGYHPLQGASEFYLWFWALALIVLGLAMHIHNEAKLKAL; this is encoded by the coding sequence ATGAGTGTGACTTCACATAAACCACGCACCTCTTGGCAAGTGACGAGAAGTGTGTGGTATGCCTTGTTTATGCGAGAAACTATTTCCAGAACAACGGCCGATAGGTTTGGTTGGTTTTGGATGATAGCCGAGCCTATGGCAATGGTTGGATTAATGGTTGCCATAAGATCGTTATTGATGGGTGGAGATCGGTTTATACCAGGAGCGGATTTTGTTCCTTGGCTCATTGTAGGTCTGCTAGGTTTTTTTGTTTTTCGTGAAGGAATGATGCGCTCGTTAGGTGCTATTGAGGCAAATAGGGGCTTATTCTCCTATCGACAAGTCCTTCCCGTAGATCCTGTTATTGCAAGATGTTTAGTGGAGGGAATGATTAAAACCTTCATACTGATAATTTTTATTGTTGGGGGTGTCTTGTTCGGCGTTGATTTATTTCCAGATGATCCGTTAACAGCAATAGTCGATTGGCTTTCTTTATGGTCTTTAGGCTTTGGTGCGGGTTTGGTTTTCTCTGTTGTTTCATGTTTAGTGCCAGAGGTTGCTATTTTAGTTCGAATCAGTTTGTTGCCGTTGATGATAGTATCAGGAGTAATACTGCCGCTTAATTTTTTACCTCATCCTGTTTTAGAAATCGTGCTTTATTTGCCTATAGTGCATGGCCTTGAAAACTTACGATCAGCGTTTTTTTCGGGTTATCACCCTCTTCAAGGTGCAAGCGAGTTTTACTTATGGTTTTGGGCGCTTGCTCTTATCGTGCTGGGGCTGGCAATGCATATTCATAATGAAGCAAAGTTGAAAGCCTTATGA
- a CDS encoding ABC transporter ATP-binding protein: MIEIRNLSKRYRNHQGSKWVLKDVNITIPTGVSVGLIGRNGAGKSTLLKLIGGMDEPDKGEVIRHSRVSWPIGLTGGFQGSMTGRQNVKVVARIHGDGERVHEIIEKVEKFAEIGESFDEPVKTYSSGMRARLAFGLSLAFDFDVYLSDEATAVGDQIFRKKAVKAFKQRVGESSLIIVSHGEGILKQLCQAGILLKNGSAFWYDDIHEALAEYHQEMK, encoded by the coding sequence ATGATTGAAATACGCAATTTATCAAAACGTTATCGAAATCACCAAGGCTCTAAGTGGGTATTAAAAGACGTCAATATAACAATTCCCACAGGAGTTAGTGTCGGATTAATCGGCAGGAATGGGGCAGGTAAATCAACACTGCTTAAGCTCATTGGTGGAATGGATGAGCCTGACAAAGGTGAAGTAATTCGGCATAGCAGAGTTTCTTGGCCCATTGGTTTGACTGGAGGTTTTCAAGGCTCCATGACGGGGCGTCAGAATGTGAAAGTTGTGGCTCGTATTCACGGTGATGGAGAGCGGGTACACGAAATAATAGAAAAAGTGGAAAAGTTTGCCGAGATAGGGGAGTCATTTGATGAGCCAGTAAAAACGTACTCCTCAGGTATGAGAGCTAGGCTAGCTTTTGGCTTATCCCTTGCCTTTGATTTTGATGTGTACCTTTCTGATGAAGCAACTGCTGTTGGTGATCAAATATTTAGAAAGAAAGCGGTAAAAGCATTTAAACAGCGGGTCGGTGAATCAAGCTTGATAATCGTATCTCACGGCGAGGGTATTCTTAAACAGCTTTGCCAAGCAGGCATTTTATTAAAAAATGGATCCGCTTTTTGGTATGACGATATACACGAGGCACTTGCTGAATATCATCAAGAAATGAAGTGA